One window from the genome of Pelobates fuscus isolate aPelFus1 chromosome 13, aPelFus1.pri, whole genome shotgun sequence encodes:
- the INAFM2 gene encoding putative transmembrane protein INAFM2, protein MKDKDFVANVERGKPATYTGDKKAKMTAKTNKKWVRLATVFAYVLSVSLAAIILAIYYSLIWKPVRTSGDQTSGSHEVEVSTFISNGTIPVSNETPTSSNSSVSVRANLVSVKASPLFQDTLKTSPATPSANPMDIHTGTQTPTSERATRNSVFAKTVITLLVTEDHATEESPSTFPSYSSPSGIEALNPDSNDPATSSTLPAHILQTGFATPLMDTSESLEDPPVWTTKDVKETSEDFQGFTSAQDITDVTDHSFTPNLNEESLVKDSTTSLKNRAEISHEPQDSTASTMTYSGHTSAAGSL, encoded by the coding sequence ATGAAGGACAAAGATTTTGTTGCCAATGTAGAGAGGGGAAAGCCTGCTACATACACTGGGGACAAGAAAGCAAAAATGACAgccaaaaccaataaaaaatggGTGAGACTAGCAACGGTATTTGCCTATGTACTATCTGTGTCTCTGGCTGCTATAATTTTAGCTATTTATTACAGTTTGATATGGAAGCCTGTAAGGACCAGTGGTGACCAGACTAGTGGCAGCCACGAAGTAGAGGTCTCGACTTTTATAAGCAATGGCACAATACCTGTGTCTAATGAGACACCTACTAGCAGCAATTCGAGTGTGAGTGTACGGGCCAATTTAGTGTCAGTGAAAGCATCACCTCTTTTTCAGGACACACTTAAAACAAGCCCTGCAACTCCTTCAGCAAACCCAATGGACATTCACACTGGGACTCAAACACCAACGTCCGAAAGAGCAACAAGAAACAGTGTGTTTGCAAAAACTGTAATCACGCTACTTGTAACAGAGGACCACGCCACTGAGGAAAGTCCATCAACCTTTCCAAGTTACAGTTCTCCATCAGGGATAGAGGCCTTAAATCCAGATTCAAACGATCCTGCAACCAGCAGCACTTTGCCTGCACATATCCTACAAACAGGTTTCGCCACTCCGCTTATGGACACATCTGAATCCCTTGAAGATCCACCAGTCTGGACAACCAAAGATGTTAAGGAGACCTCTGAAGATTTTCAAGGGTTTACATCAGCTCAAGACATAACAGATGTAACGGATCACTCATTTACTCCTAATTTAAACGAAGAATCGCTCGTAAAGGATAGTACAACATCATTAAAAAATCGAGCTGAAATAAGCCATGAGCCCCAGGACTCTACAGCTAGTACAATGACATATTCAGGACACACATCAGCTGCGGGAAGTCTATAG